One Thermodesulfobacteriota bacterium DNA window includes the following coding sequences:
- a CDS encoding FmdB family zinc ribbon protein, whose translation MPIYEYECTQCGKIEEAIQKFSDKPLTKCKHCSGKLHKLISQNSFHLKGTGWYVTDYANKSQSCSAPTGKKEETASVDSPASARKKTKSKKPAD comes from the coding sequence ATGCCTATCTATGAATATGAATGCACCCAATGCGGTAAAATAGAAGAAGCCATCCAAAAATTTTCCGACAAACCCTTAACAAAATGCAAGCACTGCTCTGGAAAACTTCACAAACTTATCTCTCAAAACAGCTTTCATCTTAAAGGAACCGGTTGGTATGTCACGGATTATGCAAACAAATCCCAAAGCTGTTCCGCTCCGACCGGAAAAAAAGAAGAAACCGCTTCCGTTGACAGCCCGGCATCAGCCAGAAAAAAAACCAAGTCGAAAAAACCTGCTGATTAA
- a CDS encoding GspE/PulE family protein yields the protein MAVDLNNAFTEKNVCKVLLKNGLISQDQVKEIFKKSISVERKLAKKNADQHVSFASGAKNIISTNIIDIIDYLKLSRADGKSGLVDEEAIYQVLAKEWKIPYKKIDPLQLDLNLVTTTLHRNFAMKNLVLPIDIKDGYLTVASSHPLNLEVMDDIRRVSNLKLKTVLSSKSDIIKLLNEFFGFKRSIAAAEDMFASPSVDIGNLEQYVKLKTSDELPSTDQHIVNAVNHILVYAFEQKASDIHIEPKRETVLVRMRIDGVLHTVYQLPRKVHNAIVSRIKTLSRLNMAEKRRPQDGRIKTDKGGVEVEIRISTVPVAFGEKVVMRVMDPEVLFQDLDGLGFTPTDLERYNRFVSMPHGIVLVCGPTGSGKSTTLYSTLRKLSTTEKNVVTVEDPIEMVHEDFNQIAVQPVIDITFANILRNILRQDPDIIMIGEMRDLETARNAVQAALTGHLVLSTLHTNDAPTSITRLLDLGIPAYLIQATIVGVLSQRLVRKICNYCKESYEMDALELSRMGIEVGKKGKLKLSRGTGCIRCRNTGYRGRIGIFEVLPYSESLKQMTTADTDIEKIKAQAREEGMATLRESAIRKLLEGITTYQEVLRVTWESL from the coding sequence ATGGCTGTTGATTTGAACAATGCGTTTACCGAAAAGAATGTGTGCAAGGTTCTTTTAAAAAATGGTCTTATTTCTCAAGACCAGGTAAAAGAGATTTTCAAAAAAAGCATATCGGTTGAAAGAAAGCTGGCAAAAAAAAATGCAGATCAGCATGTGTCTTTTGCTTCAGGGGCAAAAAATATCATTTCTACAAATATAATTGATATTATAGACTATTTAAAACTTTCCCGGGCGGACGGTAAATCAGGGCTGGTTGATGAGGAAGCCATTTACCAGGTTTTGGCAAAAGAATGGAAAATCCCTTATAAAAAGATCGATCCCTTGCAACTGGATCTTAATCTGGTTACCACCACCCTCCACCGTAACTTTGCCATGAAAAACCTGGTGCTACCCATTGATATCAAAGACGGATACCTGACCGTGGCGTCTTCGCATCCATTAAACCTGGAAGTCATGGATGATATTCGAAGGGTGAGCAACCTGAAACTAAAGACTGTACTCAGTTCGAAAAGCGATATCATAAAGCTGCTGAACGAATTTTTCGGATTTAAACGTTCCATTGCCGCAGCGGAAGATATGTTTGCCAGCCCTTCCGTTGATATCGGCAATCTGGAACAGTATGTTAAATTAAAAACATCCGATGAACTCCCATCTACCGATCAGCATATAGTCAATGCGGTAAACCATATCCTTGTTTATGCATTTGAGCAGAAAGCAAGTGATATACATATTGAGCCCAAAAGGGAAACCGTACTGGTGCGGATGAGGATTGACGGCGTATTACATACGGTCTATCAGCTTCCCCGGAAAGTTCATAACGCCATAGTTAGCAGGATAAAGACTTTGTCAAGATTGAATATGGCTGAAAAGAGAAGACCCCAGGACGGCCGGATAAAAACAGATAAGGGCGGCGTGGAAGTGGAGATACGGATATCCACTGTTCCGGTTGCCTTTGGTGAAAAAGTGGTCATGAGAGTGATGGACCCTGAGGTGCTTTTCCAGGATTTAGACGGCTTGGGCTTTACCCCTACCGATCTGGAACGTTACAACAGGTTCGTTAGCATGCCCCATGGAATTGTACTGGTTTGTGGCCCAACCGGAAGCGGAAAATCGACCACGCTTTATTCAACTCTTCGCAAACTTTCCACCACGGAAAAAAATGTAGTCACCGTAGAAGATCCCATAGAAATGGTACACGAGGATTTTAACCAGATTGCCGTGCAACCGGTGATAGATATTACCTTTGCCAATATATTAAGAAACATATTAAGACAGGATCCGGATATCATCATGATCGGAGAGATGAGAGACCTTGAAACGGCCAGGAATGCGGTTCAAGCCGCACTGACCGGACATCTTGTACTATCTACCCTTCACACCAACGATGCACCCACTTCAATCACACGACTTCTGGACCTGGGGATACCGGCCTACCTGATTCAGGCCACTATTGTTGGTGTTCTGAGTCAGCGGCTGGTCAGGAAAATATGCAACTATTGCAAGGAATCTTATGAAATGGATGCGCTGGAACTATCTCGCATGGGCATAGAAGTGGGGAAAAAAGGTAAGCTTAAACTGAGCCGGGGAACCGGTTGTATCAGATGTCGCAACACCGGATACCGCGGCAGGATCGGAATATTCGAAGTGCTTCCTTACAGTGAGTCGTTAAAGCAGATGACAACTGCAGATACGGATATTGAAAAGATAAAAGCCCAGGCCAGAGAAGAAGGAATGGCCACCCTGCGTGAAAGTGCAATCAGAAAACTTCTTGAAGGCATAACCACTTACCAGGAAGTTCTCCGGGTTACTTGGGAGAGTTTATGA
- a CDS encoding LysM domain-containing protein → MNCTNTFKTTLLALVFLTALFVFPLSAGADEKETASEAVSSQDIEQEVVETETGFYYTVKKGDTLWDLSQKFSDTPYLWPDLWSNNSQIANPHLIYPGQRIRLFRRTDIEKEARPAIEEKPIETKAPPLEVVPEEVPQIATQEISEVKPVSKIYRYSGMDGVGFIKRKALTPVGIIFKVKEDKKLISAGDIVYISQNKNNSLIPGGKYTVYRNPEPIYDDAKGKYIGIQHYLLGIVEVTNTAPRFAIATVTRSFSNIKVNDKLMPYKRRPIKIVQQKSKEGLLGKIIMSENHNLLIGDNTTAFINKGEADGVKPGQYYSIFYQEKSKIASTSWKKVPLDAVIFGKLIVLHTEKTTSTVYITSTNRQIDPGSRICTPLE, encoded by the coding sequence ATGAACTGCACCAATACATTCAAGACAACTCTGTTAGCACTCGTTTTTCTTACGGCTCTTTTTGTCTTCCCTCTATCGGCCGGTGCTGATGAGAAAGAAACGGCATCAGAAGCCGTTTCAAGTCAAGACATTGAACAAGAGGTGGTAGAAACCGAAACCGGTTTTTATTATACGGTCAAAAAGGGAGATACGCTGTGGGACCTTTCACAGAAATTTTCCGACACGCCCTATCTCTGGCCGGATTTGTGGAGCAACAACTCTCAAATAGCCAATCCCCACCTGATCTATCCCGGCCAGCGGATTCGCCTTTTTCGCCGAACAGATATTGAAAAAGAAGCCCGGCCGGCAATAGAAGAAAAACCCATTGAGACAAAAGCGCCACCACTAGAAGTTGTACCGGAAGAAGTTCCGCAAATAGCGACACAGGAAATCTCCGAAGTAAAACCGGTGTCCAAAATCTACCGCTATAGCGGTATGGATGGTGTTGGTTTTATAAAAAGAAAGGCGCTGACCCCAGTAGGTATCATCTTCAAGGTTAAAGAAGATAAAAAACTGATTAGCGCTGGCGATATCGTTTATATCAGCCAAAACAAAAACAACTCGCTTATTCCTGGTGGAAAATACACTGTTTATCGAAACCCTGAGCCGATTTATGATGATGCAAAAGGAAAATACATCGGGATACAGCATTATCTTTTAGGCATTGTCGAGGTTACCAACACAGCGCCTCGCTTTGCCATAGCAACAGTAACCCGCTCGTTTAGCAACATAAAGGTTAACGACAAACTGATGCCTTACAAAAGACGCCCCATAAAAATTGTACAACAAAAAAGCAAGGAAGGTCTTCTGGGTAAAATTATAATGTCAGAAAATCATAATCTCCTTATTGGAGACAATACCACCGCCTTTATCAATAAAGGTGAGGCTGATGGCGTAAAACCCGGTCAGTATTACAGTATTTTTTATCAGGAAAAAAGCAAAATCGCTTCGACATCGTGGAAAAAAGTTCCCCTTGATGCCGTCATTTTCGGAAAACTTATCGTTCTTCACACGGAAAAAACCACATCAACCGTGTATATAACCTCAACCAATAGGCAAATTGATCCGGGATCAAGAATCTGTACGCCACTGGAATAG
- the groES gene encoding co-chaperone GroES: protein MKLRPLQDRILVQRMEEETTTKGGIIIPDTAKEKPAEGKVVSVGNGKIGDDGKRIPLEIKKGDRILFGKYSGTEVKIEGDEYLIMREDDILGIIE, encoded by the coding sequence ATGAAACTTAGACCATTACAGGATCGAATTTTAGTACAGCGTATGGAAGAAGAAACAACCACCAAGGGAGGAATCATCATCCCGGACACGGCCAAGGAAAAACCGGCTGAAGGTAAGGTTGTTTCTGTCGGCAATGGAAAGATCGGAGATGATGGCAAGAGAATTCCTCTTGAAATTAAAAAGGGTGATCGCATTCTATTCGGGAAATATTCCGGTACTGAAGTAAAGATCGAAGGCGATGAATATCTGATCATGCGAGAGGACGACATTCTCGGTATAATCGAATAA
- the groL gene encoding chaperonin GroEL (60 kDa chaperone family; promotes refolding of misfolded polypeptides especially under stressful conditions; forms two stacked rings of heptamers to form a barrel-shaped 14mer; ends can be capped by GroES; misfolded proteins enter the barrel where they are refolded when GroES binds), which yields MAKIIKYDLKAREAMLNGIKTLANAVVVTLGPKGRNVVLDKSWGSPTVTKDGVTVAKEIELEDKFENMGAQMVKEVASKTSDMAGDGTTTATVLARAIYEEGQKLVAAGNNPMAIKRGIDKAIDVAVKELHNISKPTKDQREIAQVGTISANNDETIGNIIAEAMNKVGKEGVITVEEAKAMETTLEVVEGMQFDRGYLSPYFVTDPEKMVTSLEDPLILINEKKISNMKDLLPVLEQVAKMGKPLMIIAEDVEGEALATLVVNKLRGTLNVAAVKAPGFGDRRKAMLEDIAILTGGQVVSEDLGIKLENLTVADLGKAKRITIDKDNTTIVDGGGARSALEGRVKQIRAQIDETTSDYDREKLQERLAKLIGGVAVINVGAATETEMKEKKARVEDALNATRAAVEEGIVPGGGVALVRCLDLLAKIKIKADQKLGVKVVMRAIEEPLRQIANNAGVEGSVVIDKVKNGEGAFGYNADTDNYEDLIKAGVIDPTKVVRYALQNAGSVSSLMLTTEAMIADKPEEKQEAMPAGAPGMGGGMGGMGGMGGMM from the coding sequence ATGGCTAAAATTATTAAATACGATTTGAAAGCCCGTGAAGCCATGCTAAACGGGATTAAAACTCTTGCTAACGCTGTTGTCGTTACCCTGGGGCCCAAAGGAAGAAACGTGGTCCTTGACAAATCATGGGGTTCGCCAACAGTGACTAAAGACGGTGTCACTGTTGCCAAGGAAATCGAACTGGAAGACAAATTTGAAAACATGGGCGCTCAGATGGTTAAAGAGGTTGCCAGCAAAACAAGTGATATGGCAGGAGACGGAACAACGACCGCTACTGTTCTGGCCAGGGCGATTTATGAAGAAGGGCAGAAACTTGTAGCCGCCGGCAACAACCCAATGGCTATAAAACGCGGCATCGACAAAGCGATAGATGTGGCTGTTAAAGAGCTCCATAATATCAGTAAACCCACCAAAGACCAGCGGGAAATCGCACAGGTAGGAACCATCTCCGCTAATAATGACGAAACCATAGGAAACATTATTGCCGAAGCCATGAACAAGGTGGGTAAAGAAGGTGTCATTACAGTTGAAGAAGCCAAGGCAATGGAAACCACCCTCGAAGTTGTAGAGGGTATGCAGTTTGACCGTGGATACCTTTCGCCCTACTTTGTGACTGATCCGGAAAAAATGGTCACCTCACTGGAAGATCCTCTTATTCTCATCAATGAAAAAAAGATAAGCAACATGAAAGACCTGCTTCCTGTACTTGAACAGGTTGCAAAAATGGGAAAACCCCTGATGATCATTGCTGAAGACGTAGAAGGTGAAGCCCTGGCAACACTTGTGGTAAACAAGCTGCGGGGAACACTGAACGTTGCGGCCGTCAAAGCCCCGGGATTTGGTGATAGAAGAAAAGCCATGCTGGAAGATATCGCCATTTTGACCGGCGGTCAGGTTGTATCCGAAGATCTGGGAATTAAACTGGAAAACCTTACTGTAGCAGATCTTGGTAAGGCAAAACGTATTACCATAGATAAGGACAACACCACTATTGTCGACGGTGGAGGTGCCCGTAGCGCCCTGGAAGGCCGGGTAAAACAGATTCGAGCCCAGATCGATGAAACCACATCCGACTACGACCGTGAAAAACTCCAGGAGCGCCTGGCAAAGTTGATCGGCGGAGTGGCGGTGATTAATGTCGGTGCAGCCACTGAAACCGAAATGAAAGAAAAGAAAGCCCGTGTGGAAGACGCATTGAATGCAACCCGTGCCGCTGTTGAAGAAGGTATTGTCCCCGGCGGCGGTGTGGCACTCGTTCGCTGCCTTGACCTCCTGGCCAAAATTAAAATCAAGGCGGACCAGAAACTGGGTGTAAAAGTGGTGATGCGCGCCATTGAAGAACCCCTTCGTCAGATTGCCAATAATGCCGGTGTTGAAGGCTCCGTTGTGATCGACAAGGTTAAAAACGGTGAGGGCGCGTTTGGCTATAATGCGGATACGGACAACTATGAAGACCTGATTAAAGCAGGCGTGATCGACCCCACCAAGGTGGTCCGTTACGCACTGCAGAATGCGGGAAGTGTTTCCTCTTTGATGCTGACCACAGAGGCCATGATTGCCGACAAGCCTGAAGAAAAGCAGGAGGCCATGCCGGCCGGTGCCCCGGGTATGGGCGGCGGAATGGGCGGAATGGGCGGAATGGGCGGAATGATGTAA